GTTGACGTATTTCATCTCTTTGTATTATCGTGCTCGCCCGAATTTTCTAGTCAAGAACGAAACGGTGGAATTCATTTTCGAGTGGTTGTCGGCGGCCCCCGGGACGGTTGCATTTGCAGCGGTCCTCTTCGTTATTTTGATATGCGGCCTTGGGCTCCCGTTGCCCGAGGAGTTCCCTCTCCTCGCGGCCGGCTACCTGGCTTACATGGGCGACGTCAGCCTGAAAATCGGTATCCTTTTCTCCCTGGCCGCCATCGTCGGCGGAGATTCTCTCCTCTTCCTGATCGGCCGCAAGCTCGGGAACCGCATCTTCGAGTTTCCACTCTTTGCGAAGTTGCTCCACCCCGGACGAATGAAGAAGGTGAACGAATATTTCCACAAATACGGGAATCGGGTCGTCTTTGTTGCGAGATTCATGGCCGGCATTCGGGGAACCATCTTTATTACGGCCGGGATCTTGCAAATGCCGTACCGAAGATTCTTGGTTTGGGACGGCCTGGCCGCCATCATCAGCGTTCCCCTGGTCATATCGATCGCGTATCACTTCGGAGAAGACATCGAACTCGGAATGCAGCAAATTCGGCGGACGGGCCACACCCTTTTCGCCGTCGCCGCGATCGCCGTTCTCGGCCTATCGTTGATTATTTGGTGGATGAAGAAGCGTCGCCGGCTCGACGAGTCAACTCCGGGCCGAACTTAGAACCGAACTCTACAAATTTCTCTTAAATTTCGAGTGATGATTCTTGGATTCCAAAATTCGGCTTTCTCCCGGGCTTCGAATCCTCGTCCACGCCTCGGTCGCTCCGGCGAGGGTCCCTCGTCTTCCGCGGCGCACCACAAGGTGGCGAGGCGGGGGTCCCCATTGCGAGCCAGTGGCGAGACGATGGGGGTGCACGCCGAGACCGGAGCCCGTAATGCTACTTCGAGAAACTCAAGGAGAATCTTGGCTTACCGAACAGCGTGTTTCGCCAGGCGCGATCCAACTTCCCATATCGGTCCGGGAAGTCGGTGGCAATCATCCATCACGCCGTCAAACGCTTTTATGAAATCGCGGATGTCCTGTTCCGTCACACAAAGAGCCGGCGCGAGTTTCACCACGTCCATATTGTGGCCGGCCACTTGCGTCAGCACATGATGCTTATCCAGTAGCGGCATGATGATGGCCTGGGCGAAAAGCCCGGCGTCCGCCTTGTGCAACAGATTCCAAGCCATTTTGAGCTTTAAAGATTTCGGCGCGCCGAATTCCACGCCAACTAAAAGGCCTCGTCCGCGAACCTCTTTGAGGAATTCGTATCGGTCCTTTCGAAGCCGAAGTTCTTCCATCAGAAGGTTTCCCATCCGATCGGCATTTTCGACGAGACGATCCTCCTCAAGAACGTGCAGAGCCGCCAATCCGGCCGCCATGGCCATGGCGTTTTGACCGAACGTCGTCGAATGCACGACACATCGATCCAGGCGACTGAAGACTTTTAAGAAAATGTCCCTTCGTCCGACGACGGCGCTCACCGGCACCTGCCCGCCCGAGAGCGATTTGGAAATGATGACCAGATCCGGCTCCAGATTCCAATGCTCGAGGGCCAAGAATCGTCCGGTTCGGCCCATTCCGGTCTGGACCTCGTCGACGACAAAATAGGTTCCATATTTCCGGCAAAGCTTTTGCGCCCCGATCAAATAGTCGGGACCGGGAACATGCACCCCTTTTCCTTGAATCGGTTCCACGATAAACGCGCCCACATCTTTTGTGGAAAGGGCGCGGTCCAGGGCGTCAAG
This genomic window from Bdellovibrionota bacterium contains:
- a CDS encoding aspartate aminotransferase family protein, producing MAINVRELIEKRQGENYALHDRYINPTFAKVLKIIGFDRVYTRGEGAYLFDGEGNRYLDFVCGYGVFNLGRNHPAVKAALKEYLDLDYPNLVKMDAPLISGLLAEALVKRMPAGLDTVFFGNSGTEGVETALKFSHAASGRARTVYTAGAFHGLTYGSLSVNGDEHFRESFGPFLPGCDAVPFDDLDALDRALSTKDVGAFIVEPIQGKGVHVPGPDYLIGAQKLCRKYGTYFVVDEVQTGMGRTGRFLALEHWNLEPDLVIISKSLSGGQVPVSAVVGRRDIFLKVFSRLDRCVVHSTTFGQNAMAMAAGLAALHVLEEDRLVENADRMGNLLMEELRLRKDRYEFLKEVRGRGLLVGVEFGAPKSLKLKMAWNLLHKADAGLFAQAIIMPLLDKHHVLTQVAGHNMDVVKLAPALCVTEQDIRDFIKAFDGVMDDCHRLPGPIWEVGSRLAKHAVR
- a CDS encoding DedA family protein — its product is MEFIFEWLSAAPGTVAFAAVLFVILICGLGLPLPEEFPLLAAGYLAYMGDVSLKIGILFSLAAIVGGDSLLFLIGRKLGNRIFEFPLFAKLLHPGRMKKVNEYFHKYGNRVVFVARFMAGIRGTIFITAGILQMPYRRFLVWDGLAAIISVPLVISIAYHFGEDIELGMQQIRRTGHTLFAVAAIAVLGLSLIIWWMKKRRRLDESTPGRT